The Bacteroides sp. AN502(2024) DNA segment CGCACATAAATTGAGAAGAAATGAATTACAAATTTGATGGTAGCAAGGTGTTCTTTACATCTGATACACACTTTTATCACGGGAATATCATTCGTTTCTGTAACAGACCGTTTAAGGATGTGGAAATGATGAATGAAACTATTATCTCCAATTGGAATAATACGGTTGGGCAGAATAATATTGTTTTTCACTTGGGTGACTTTTGTCTTGGAGGTTCCGCTGAATGGACTAAAATACTTGACAGACTGAACGGCAAGATATATCTGATTATGGGCAACCACGATTTGAAGAATATGCGTCAGGGCTATGTCGATAGATTTGAACATGTAGCAATGCAAATGCACATAGAAGTGAACAAGCAGAAAATATATTTGAATCATTATCCGTTTCTGTGTTTTGATGGCGGATACAAAGATGTGTGGCAATTGTTTGGTCATGTGCATACAAGAAAGAATAATACCGGAGTTGATGCCTTTCGGCTTCAGTACCTTTATCCGACACAGTATGATGTCGGGGTAGATAACAACAACTTCACACCTGTATCATTTGAACAGGTTAAGAGAACTATAAATAAGCAAATAGAAGATGGAGGAAAGTAAAATGAAGATACAATATATGAGCGACCTGCATTTGGAGTTTAGTGATAACAGTAGGTGGTTGCAACATAATGAATTGCCTGTGATGGGAGACATACTGGTACTTGCAGGTGATATATTTTATTTAAAGAATAAGATTGAGCCTTTGACGAATTTTTGGAAATGGGCATCAGCCAATTATCGTCAGGTACTTATTGTTCCCGGAAACCATGAATATTACAATTATTGTGATGTGATGGATAGGGGATTACAGTGGAAATGGATGTTCAAGGAAAATGTCGGGTATTATCAGAATCAAGTGATACGGATAGATGACACAGATTTTATCATGAGTACTTTGTGGTCTCAAATTTCTCTTGTTGATGAATATTTTGTGTGGAAAGGCATGAATGATTTTCGACAGATAATGTATCACGGGAAACTGCTTCAGACAGAAGAATTCAACCAGATGCATACTTTCTGTTTGGATTTCATCAAGCAAAGTCTGGCAGAAAGTACCGCAAGACACATTGTGGTTGTGACACATCATCTTCCGACATTGGAGGTGGTAGCCAATCATCATAAGGGATCTGTGTTGAATAGTGCATTTGCCACCGATTTGAGCAGACTTATATCCGATAACGATATTGATGCATGGATTTATGGTCATTCACATACCAATATTGATGTTGAAATAAATGGTACAAAGGTGGTTTGTAATCAAATGGGATATGTCTTTCAAAATGAACATACAACCAATGGCTTTGACCCAAGCAAACGTATAGTTTTGTGATAGGTGATTGCTTATCCAGCAATTAGTCTAATGCCTTAATATGTGTTATATAGTAAAATGTTGGATATCTTTATCTGCTCAAAACCAAGGTGGATAGGGAATATGTTATTTTCTTCCATCATCTTGTAGTATTATTAGAATTATAGACGGTCAAGCCTTTAACTGTCAGAAGGTATTTCTGGCGGGGATGGCGAGGCTTGTCAGGGTGGAGCATAGAAACAAATCCCTCTTTTATGGCTGGATTAAGTGAATATTCCATAAAATTTTCACGATCCTTTAATCCTACGGCAGCCATCATTTCTTTGACGGATAATTTGTTGTTTGCAATAGCTGTTATTAAGCGACAGATATTCTCGTTATCTATCTGCAATAGATTATATGAATTTGTCTGGGTGCTTGTCGGGGTGGAGACCACTATGTTTTCAGGAGTATTGACGATCAAAAAACGATTTCTTAATTCATTACCTCTTCCATCAATAGATTACGAAAGAATCGTTCCAAATACATAGAATCCCTTTTTATCCCTTTTTGGATGTTTTGGTAATTGGCTCTTACTAAAGCATTACGGAAATACCAAGAATGTTTAGCGAAAAGGTCATTTTCAACATTGAATCCCATTGAACGTAAATATTGAATGATAAACACTGCTGTAGTTCGGGTATTACCTTCCCCAAACGGATGAATCTGCCACAACCCGGATACAAATTGGGTGATATGATTGACTATTTGATAAATGTCCAATCCGGTATAATCAAACGCCTTTTCTTGTTCGAAGTCATATTCTATGGCTCTGCGGATGTCTGGAGCGGAGACATAGAATACGGTATCACCACGAAGCACCCATTCCTTTTTGGTAATATTGTAATCTCTAATTTGTCCGGCAAACTTGAATACACCATTGAATATTCTTCGATGTATGGCGGTTAGTCCAGCTACGGTAAAAGCAAATGAACGCTCATTCAATAGCTTGGTAATATTGGCTGATACCTTGTCCGCTTCCTCTGTTTTGTTATCCTTTTCTGTACGAACATCTTTTGATTCATAGTAACTATTGATAAGTTGTTGTACTTCATCAATCGTTATATCCCCTTCAATATGCTTACGAGCTGTTTCAATGAGATATTCAGAGGGTTTTAAGCCATCTACCGCCTGAAGTCCTATTGCTGTTTGCCAGGCATAGCCTTTTTCACGCTTTTGTGGCTCACCTTGTTGGATGTATTCGTTGAAGTTAATCATTCCTAAATTTTTATATGAAATAACGATAATCATATGTGATGCCATTGTAATCTCTCAATAGATTTCCTATTTGAGCAAGAGTGTTAGAAGTATCTATTGTTGCTGGCAATTTTGTATATAAATTAAATGAGTTCCAATTCATTTTAGTGAATCCTATAATTTCTTTGGCAATAGTTGCCAAGTCACCATGACCATAATATTTAGTTATCTTTAGTGGTGATGGTATACAGCGGCCTCCTTGATAATACCTTCTGTTTTCTTTTATAGATGGAACTACTCCATGAGTCCATAATAAGGCATTTCTTCCTGATAATTTAATACAAGTACCTCTATCTATAGGATACCAATCTGATGTTAATTGTCTGTTGCTAATTCTTTGAGCAATAAATTTTATATTGTATTCTTGTGTAATTGTTATCAAATCTATTTTAGTGATTCCTGCTTGTTTTAATGCATTTGTTATCCCTTCGATTTCTTCCTCTCTAAATGGAGTACGTTTATGAATTACCACTCTTTGAGGAAGTTTATCCATTGCACATTGGAATAGATTAAGAATATCCATTCCAAACTTATATGCTTCTTCAAAATTTAAATACGGATTTTTCTTTTTATCAAATTGAAGATGGTCAACTTTTGATAGTTTATATCTTAATCCTTGTCCTTGTGCATTATATATGTGGCTACATCCAAGAACAACCTCTGTCTTTCCGTTAGGACGTTTTTTTATACTGTAACCAATCCCCGCATAAGCGGTATTTGTGTCTAAGTCTGCTAATGTCCAAGGAGTTCTTAGAGTTTTACGAATAAAGCCAATGACAACCACCATGCTATCTCACATTCCATTTTGTCGTATAGAGTGTTCTCTTCTATAATTTGAGTTGTGAAATTATGTTGGGCAGCAAATGCTTTAATGTAATTGTGTAAATCAAAAAATTCTCCGTTATGATAAAACTGCCTATAATTACTCCAAGAGTTTGGTATAAATATGGTTATTACAATTCCCGGAAAATGTTTTGCAAGGCTTTTAGAACTCATGCAAATATATCTTACTAGCTCCACAGCATTTATAGGGTTATCAGTTGTAGATATCCACCTTTCAGAATTTATATCTGGAATATCCAATCTACAATTATAAATGCTGTTAAAAGCGATGTAATCATGGATGTAATCAGAAGATTTTGATGTGAATATTGTAGTATTTAACTTTTTAATAAAGGTGTTGAATTTTTTAGCAAAAGAAACGGGACATACAATACCAAGACGTACATCTTGAGGGAAAATATCATAGTGATTTGCGTCATATGGCTTGTGATTTGATAATCCTCTCATTGGATTGTCATCATAGAAGGGCCTATTAATAATGGAGTTTACAAATTCAAGTTTAGGCTCATCAATTTGTATCCCATGATATATAGACTGATTTGTATTGTATGTTTGAGGTGTATCGATTCTAATATGATTTTGTCCATTATAATGTATTTCAGCGAAACCACGATTAGGGGATAACTGAAATTTAAATCCGCTATTTGAGTTTACAGGAATATCGAATGATATTCTGTTATTTTCAAATAAAATATTGCACCACATTTGAAGTTTTTCTTCATATTCCTGATTTCTCATTTTATCCAAATATCTGCGGCTATATTCTTGCTTTTTTTCTTTTTCAATAACTTTGTTTGATTCAAGGTATATTGATGGTGTTATTGAAAATAGAGCATACTTTTGTTGTTGTGGAATAAACGATAATCCACATTCAATCGCTTCGTGGACAGATATATCTTGTTCGCTAAACAAAATTTTGTCTCTCCATAATAAGTTTCGTTTGCTGTTGATTATAATCGCGAAAACGAAACGTACAATTTTCTAAAACGAAACGTACAATTTTCACTATTTTTTCAGCCCATCAAAGCAAAGGCATTTAATCACCATTCAAGCGGTAATTAAATGCCTTTTGAACATATGCAAAAAGCGCGAAAAACGTTGTTTTTCATCTGCATTTTGTCTGCACTTTATTTGTTCAATTCGTAGAAAACCACTATCTTTGCTTAGTAATTAAGAGATCGTTTTGCATAGGTTTGCCCCGTTAGCAAGCCTTTTATGTAACCAGCTTATCAAGCAGGCGAACAATGTTTGCCTTTATCTTGTGCCTGTCTCTTTGCCACTCTATTTGTTCCATCCCTTTGTCATATTCGGGATAAGGCTTTTCTTTCATCTTAAACTGAAAATGCTTGCACAAAGGATAAATGTAACGGTAGGTTTTCACCACGAACACATCCAGGTCACCAAGCAAGAAGGCTACATTTGAACGCACGTAGCCGGATGGTGATGTCGTATTTGTGAGTATTTGGTTATGGATAAACTCGCCCGTTCGCCTATTGCGCAGAAAACGCGTGTAATGAAAGCCGTAATATTTGAAGTTGGCCGCCTTGTAAATTGTTCCGCAGCCTAAACGACCATCGGCGAAACTTTGTATAGCCACGATATTCTCATCCATTTTGCGGATCAACTTGATGCTGGCGGCAATTAGCACGGTTTCCGCATTCTTCCCGAGGCAGTCGCCAATCCACAAACGGTTTAATTCGCATATCCACGCTTTCGGACTCGGGTGATGGAATAATCTTACTTTGGGATTCTTCATGTAACCGTAAACCGCAACACCGAGGCATTTGTCCGGTTCATCGGCGCGGAAGATACTGAAGTTAAACACTCCAAAGCCGCCAAAGTTCCATTTATGGGAATAATGGTGTTCAAGCACCATTTGGCGGGCAAGTTCCTTTGTCACGGGTTTGATAAGCAGGTCGCCGAGCGATGAGGTTTGTTTCAGGACAAACAGATTTTCTTTAATCATTCAGCATATTGATAGCGTTTTAATGTTTCATGAATATTTCCCTCACGATCCTTTTGCCGGGTGGCGCACGATGAGTGGTTCCTGCGGGTTGTCGGGTGGAGCCGTGATAGCGACGAACGATCGCAAGAGATACGGTGACTGTTCCGGCGCATGGCATCGGGCCACACTCCGCACGTTGAACGAGCGGATGATACCGTTTTTTCTTTCTTCATCCCCCGTCGCCATGTGGACATGGAGCGCAAAACCGCGCAGCATGGCGGAATCATCACGGACTGTCCGCGGTGATGCGCCAATTGAGAATGTACGGATGATCGGTTTCATTGCTTACTGTTTACGGGCTATTATTTTAAATTGGCAATAACGGTCGTTCATCACACTCTTGCACAGTTTTTCGGCGTATCCGCCATCGCTTTGAGGCTGATAGGAGCGGTTGTTACCCGAGGAGACGGGGATGCCGTCATCATCATACTGTACCACGCCGCCGGACTTGCAGACAAAGTAGTCGCCGAAGAGTTGTGCGGGTATCCACGGCTGTGCGGGCACCCGTGTGTCGTCGAACATGATGGCGATGCGGTATTCGGGATCATCGGCGGGCGGTATGAATGTGTCGGTATCGTTGGCCGCCACGAAACTCTCGTCGGGCACAACGGTCCGTCCGCGGTATCGGATGGGGCTCTCACCCGTGTTGAGATAGACACCACCGCTTTGCAGGGAGTCTGCCGCCTGCAGCGTGGAGAATATGACGGGGGTCGAGCGCAGGTAGCACACGTTTTCGATGTTGGGGTCTTCGAGTGTGTGAAGTGTACCCGTATCCGTGCCGTTAAGCCCGGATACGAACGTGGTACCCTCCTCGTCAACCGCCAGCACGTTTCCCGTGACATAAACGGCGTTGCGGTATGCCACGTTTCCATCTACTACGTACCGGCCTTGCGGCAGGAGGTCTCCGGGGGCGAATGTGCGGTCGGTCACGGGGCGGTCGTTGAGTACGATGCCGTGCGAACCGAACAGGGAGGTGAACGATGCGAGTATACCGGTAACGGATGCCCGTGCGGTGTCGAGTCTGATGATTTTACTGAGCACTTCGCCCACCGTGTCGCTGCTTGTCTCATCCAGACAGATGGCTCCGCCTACAATGGTGAGTATGCCGGCCGCACTCTGCTCGTCCCATGTGCCGGCTATACCTATACTGTTATCCATGATGGGTATGGAGAGTGCGGGAGGCAAGGCACCCAGATAGGAATCGGTAATGCCCGGCAGGAATCCGGCGGGATTGGCGGCCGGGCTGTCGGCTCGAAGTGTCAGATCACCTGCTCCGGGATTGTTAAAAAGTTCTTCCGCCGTTTGCGCTGTGAAGATGCAGCGGGTGAACACGGGCATGAGTTCCTCTCTCACACCCCGTCCGCGGCATTGCCCGAGCAGACTGTCACGTCGCGCTTCTCCCCCGGATGCTTCGGTAATGAGTTC contains these protein-coding regions:
- a CDS encoding metallophosphoesterase — encoded protein: MKIQYMSDLHLEFSDNSRWLQHNELPVMGDILVLAGDIFYLKNKIEPLTNFWKWASANYRQVLIVPGNHEYYNYCDVMDRGLQWKWMFKENVGYYQNQVIRIDDTDFIMSTLWSQISLVDEYFVWKGMNDFRQIMYHGKLLQTEEFNQMHTFCLDFIKQSLAESTARHIVVVTHHLPTLEVVANHHKGSVLNSAFATDLSRLISDNDIDAWIYGHSHTNIDVEINGTKVVCNQMGYVFQNEHTTNGFDPSKRIVL
- a CDS encoding metallophosphoesterase — its product is MNYKFDGSKVFFTSDTHFYHGNIIRFCNRPFKDVEMMNETIISNWNNTVGQNNIVFHLGDFCLGGSAEWTKILDRLNGKIYLIMGNHDLKNMRQGYVDRFEHVAMQMHIEVNKQKIYLNHYPFLCFDGGYKDVWQLFGHVHTRKNNTGVDAFRLQYLYPTQYDVGVDNNNFTPVSFEQVKRTINKQIEDGGK